In Cataglyphis hispanica isolate Lineage 1 chromosome 10, ULB_Chis1_1.0, whole genome shotgun sequence, a genomic segment contains:
- the LOC126852490 gene encoding quinone oxidoreductase-like protein 2 codes for MGRLAHERTGYQIGEKVVVHNYPVCGGLAESCLVHYRDVFTLTKQASLKDMAIVMDDYFSALLTLGRRARIRRNEYFLVNAKHSRSALAVIDIAIRMFGAKPIALCNDVRRAKLCADLGAEVICDINERCLPYKLRKLTGEKEVRVLIETEDGPYFRSVVKCVKFDGLIALLGDARNKRYPDFYLMSPNYTVFAVGAEHYKFADTLVYRETMQHLLDYHSDCTIRPHISAIFGLHHVNDAFDYYMTVPSGNVLIDMKDLGRLTMCDEF; via the exons ATGGGCAGACTGGCACACGAGCGGACAGGCTATCAGATAGGCGAGAAAGTCGTCGTGCACAACTATCCCGTCTGCGGCGGTCTGGCCGAGAGCTGTCTGGTTCATTACAGA GATGTATTCACCTTAACGAAACAAGCGTCCTTAAAAGACATGGCGATAGTCATGGATGATTATTTCTCGGCGCTGCTGACGTTGGGCCGTCGAGCTCGCATTCGTAGAAATGAATACTTTCTCGTTAACGCGAAACATTCGCGTTCCGCCTTGGCCGTCATCGATATCGCTATTAGAATGTTCGGCGCTAAG CCGATAGCTCTGTGCAACGACGTAAGGCGAGCTAAGCTGTGCGCCGACCTCGGCGCAGAGGTCATATGCGATATAAATGAACGGTGCTTGCCGTACAAATTAAGAAAACTCACCGGGGAGAAAGAAGTGCGCGTGCTGATCGAGACCGAGGACGGGCCATACTTCCGGAGCGTCGTCAAATG CGTAAAGTTCGACGGTCTAATCGCCCTTCTCGGCGATGCGCGAAATAAACGGTATCCCGATTTCTACCTCATGTCGCCGAATTACACAGTATTCGCGGTTGGCGCGGAACATTACAAATTCGCTGACACGCTGGTATACAG GGAGACTATGCAACATTTGTTGGACTATCACTCGGACTGCACGATTCGTCCTCACATCTCGGCTATCTTCGGTCTGCATCATGTCAACGATGCGTTTGATTATTACATGACAGTGCCGAGCGGAAATGTGTTGATAGATATGAAGGATCTTGGTCGGTTAACTATGTGCGATGAGTTTTAG